One Chloroflexota bacterium DNA window includes the following coding sequences:
- a CDS encoding cytochrome c3 family protein, with amino-acid sequence MIVNDNRQLHQKTKWPLRIAIGLAVALLATFSLFPQAAQANGGPHGNYTATTDKCAGCHRAHTGSQSPLLIGTSRSDLCLTCHGTSSGGSNTNVLDGRYTPTGAALNGGGFNTYQGSATTSRHNYDGSLGAAWGADTPWSSSTGCLGCHSPSSGLYWGGIPEWYPGPGTQPGQMAGAGNVQMALGCTSCHDPHGARSYRLLQNRLHPATIEFEDPTLAGYVQVVSNETGGLNPDQIGYVADYTTARYRDGITSWCSGCHMLYQQTQTPVGQAFDAADGNGAQIRYRHKTTTGVPTTSGLTTSLPLQQPAGYSATQQASDKLACITCHYAHGTSATMAGYAGGVAPTSDSALLRRNNRGVCEDCHKK; translated from the coding sequence ATGATCGTGAACGACAATCGACAACTTCATCAAAAAACCAAGTGGCCGCTGCGAATCGCTATCGGCCTGGCCGTCGCGCTGTTGGCGACGTTCAGCCTGTTTCCACAGGCAGCGCAGGCCAACGGTGGCCCGCACGGCAACTACACGGCCACCACCGACAAGTGCGCCGGCTGCCACCGGGCGCATACCGGGTCGCAGTCCCCGCTATTGATCGGTACCTCCCGCTCCGACCTCTGCCTGACGTGCCACGGTACGAGTTCGGGCGGTTCGAATACCAACGTGCTGGACGGGCGGTACACACCGACCGGGGCAGCGTTGAACGGCGGCGGTTTCAACACGTACCAGGGTAGCGCCACGACCTCGCGGCACAACTACGATGGATCGCTGGGCGCAGCCTGGGGTGCCGACACGCCGTGGAGTTCGAGCACCGGCTGTCTGGGCTGCCACAGCCCGTCATCCGGGCTTTACTGGGGCGGTATTCCGGAATGGTACCCGGGCCCCGGCACGCAGCCCGGCCAGATGGCCGGCGCGGGCAACGTGCAGATGGCGCTGGGCTGCACCAGTTGCCACGACCCGCACGGCGCGCGCAGTTACCGGTTGCTGCAGAACCGGCTGCACCCGGCGACGATCGAGTTTGAAGACCCGACTTTGGCCGGTTACGTGCAGGTGGTGTCCAATGAGACCGGCGGCCTGAACCCCGACCAGATCGGGTACGTGGCCGACTATACCACAGCACGCTACCGCGATGGCATCACCTCGTGGTGCAGTGGTTGTCACATGCTCTATCAGCAAACACAAACACCCGTGGGACAGGCGTTCGACGCCGCCGACGGCAATGGCGCGCAAATTCGCTACCGCCACAAGACAACGACCGGGGTTCCGACGACGTCCGGCCTGACCACATCGCTTCCATTGCAGCAACCCGCGGGCTATTCGGCGACCCAGCAAGCCAGCGACAAACTCGCATGCATCACCTGCCACTACGCGCACGGCACGAGCGCCACGATGGCCGGCTACGCCGGTGGCGTGGCGCCCACCAGCGACTCGGCCCTGTTGCGTCGCAACAACCGTGGCGTGTGCGAGGACTGTCACAAGAAGTAA